The following proteins come from a genomic window of Halomarina ordinaria:
- a CDS encoding DUF7331 family protein, with translation MSTRTHDETNPVPDTTDPNCVALPLDDGQVILYDPSNHRAWIQSDTAVELARAPADD, from the coding sequence ATGAGCACTCGAACGCACGACGAGACGAACCCGGTGCCGGACACGACTGACCCGAACTGCGTCGCCCTCCCGCTGGACGACGGGCAGGTCATCCTCTATGACCCCTCCAACCACCGCGCGTGGATCCAATCCGACACCGCCGTCGAACTCGCGCGCGCCCCCGCGGACGACTAG
- a CDS encoding dihydrolipoyl dehydrogenase family protein yields the protein MTHVVVIGAYGSAGVAVADALADEPDVELTLVDNGDPGGGLCILRGCMPSKDVFSAAEHRYRARTDDRLAGDPPAVDLERTVARKDEHVSTFAEHRRATVDELAGRENVTFHHETAHFLDDHTVAVGEERVEADYVVVATGSTPNVPDIPGLDEVPYHTSADVLDATDLPDSGIVVGFGYVGVEMAPYLAEAGGMDVTVVEHDPRPLDEADDEFGDALLDIYREEFDIDVLTETTERSFAPTDDGVELTYERDGETGTVEADSLFLFTGRRPDVDALALENTSLEAEEGWVDATMHARDAERVFVVGDVNGREPILHVAKEQGHVAAENVLRHRDGESLREYENVHHHVMFSGLAVYPFARVGHSATSASDAGLDHVAVTREAASDGVFKTKDAARGLARLVVGTDGTVLGYQGLHYHADVMAKTMQVAVELGMDVRDLPDRAYHPTTPEILDGLFRDAKRELD from the coding sequence ATGACTCACGTCGTCGTCATCGGCGCGTACGGGAGCGCGGGAGTCGCCGTCGCCGACGCCCTCGCGGACGAACCGGACGTGGAACTCACGCTCGTCGACAACGGCGACCCGGGCGGCGGCCTCTGCATCCTCCGGGGGTGTATGCCCTCGAAGGACGTGTTCTCGGCGGCCGAACACCGCTACCGCGCACGGACCGACGACCGACTGGCCGGCGACCCGCCGGCGGTCGACCTCGAACGGACCGTCGCCCGCAAGGACGAACACGTCTCGACGTTCGCGGAGCACCGCCGGGCGACGGTCGACGAACTCGCCGGACGCGAGAACGTCACCTTCCACCACGAGACGGCGCACTTCCTCGACGACCACACGGTCGCCGTCGGCGAGGAACGCGTCGAGGCCGACTACGTCGTCGTCGCCACCGGGTCGACGCCGAACGTCCCCGACATCCCGGGGCTCGACGAGGTCCCGTACCACACCAGCGCGGACGTCCTCGACGCCACCGACCTCCCCGACTCCGGTATCGTCGTCGGGTTCGGCTACGTCGGCGTCGAGATGGCGCCGTACCTCGCCGAGGCCGGCGGGATGGACGTCACGGTCGTCGAACACGACCCGCGACCCCTCGACGAGGCGGACGACGAGTTCGGCGACGCCCTCCTCGACATCTATCGCGAGGAGTTCGACATCGACGTGCTCACCGAGACGACGGAGCGGTCGTTCGCTCCCACCGACGACGGCGTCGAACTCACCTACGAACGCGACGGCGAGACGGGCACCGTCGAGGCCGACTCCCTCTTCCTGTTCACGGGTCGGCGCCCCGACGTCGACGCCCTCGCACTGGAGAACACGTCGCTCGAAGCGGAGGAGGGGTGGGTCGACGCGACCATGCACGCACGGGACGCCGAACGGGTCTTCGTCGTGGGCGACGTCAACGGCCGCGAACCCATCCTCCACGTCGCGAAGGAGCAGGGCCACGTCGCCGCCGAGAACGTCCTCCGTCACCGCGACGGCGAGTCCCTCCGCGAGTACGAGAACGTCCACCACCACGTGATGTTCTCGGGGCTCGCGGTCTACCCGTTCGCCCGCGTCGGCCACTCCGCCACCTCCGCGAGCGACGCCGGCCTCGACCACGTCGCGGTCACGCGCGAGGCGGCCAGCGACGGCGTCTTCAAGACGAAGGACGCCGCACGCGGCCTGGCCCGCCTCGTCGTCGGGACTGACGGGACGGTCCTCGGCTACCAGGGGCTGCACTACCACGCCGACGTGATGGCGAAGACGATGCAGGTCGCCGTCGAACTCGGGATGGACGTCCGCGACCTCCCGGACCGGGCGTATCACCCGACGACGCCCGAGATACTCGACGGCCTCTTTCGCGACGCGAAACGGGAACTCGACTGA
- a CDS encoding haloacid dehalogenase type II: protein MSFDAERVSTVTFDSYSTLVDVDAAENALRERIDDPEPVSRLWRTRSLEYTMVANELDAYQPFYEMNRDALGYALDAHGVDLPEEERDEILAVYHELDVFPDVRDAIERVRDAGYPCYVVSNGNPEMLDSMVEHADIGDLLDGTVSADEIRTFKPARELYRHAAARTGTPIESMAHVSALWLDVQGAMHAGMQGVWADRKGSPWEPFDGDPDLVVETLHDLADELV, encoded by the coding sequence ATGAGTTTCGACGCCGAACGGGTCTCGACGGTGACGTTCGACTCCTACAGCACGCTAGTCGACGTGGACGCGGCCGAGAACGCTCTGCGCGAACGCATCGACGACCCCGAACCCGTCTCGCGGCTCTGGCGGACGCGCTCGCTCGAGTACACGATGGTCGCCAACGAACTCGACGCCTACCAGCCGTTCTACGAGATGAACCGGGACGCGCTCGGGTACGCCCTCGACGCCCACGGCGTCGACCTGCCGGAAGAAGAACGCGACGAGATTCTCGCGGTCTACCACGAACTCGACGTCTTCCCGGACGTGCGCGACGCCATCGAGCGCGTCCGGGACGCGGGCTATCCCTGCTACGTCGTCTCGAACGGGAACCCCGAGATGCTCGACTCGATGGTCGAGCACGCCGACATCGGCGACCTCCTCGACGGTACGGTGAGCGCCGACGAGATACGGACGTTCAAGCCGGCGCGGGAGCTGTACCGCCACGCGGCGGCGCGGACCGGCACGCCCATCGAGTCGATGGCGCACGTGAGCGCGCTGTGGCTCGACGTCCAGGGCGCGATGCACGCCGGGATGCAGGGCGTCTGGGCCGACCGGAAGGGGAGTCCGTGGGAACCGTTCGACGGCGACCCGGACCTGGTCGTCGAGACGCTCCACGACCTGGCCGACGAGTTGGTCTAG
- a CDS encoding guanosine monophosphate reductase translates to MHVRTGLSYGDALLVPQRSPVDSRSDVDLSTHLTPSLELELPVLSAPMDTVTEVDTAVALSSMGGFGTIHRFLGIDEQAEQVRAVSTAGERVGAAVGIDEEFLDRAEAALAAGADCLVVDVAHGHMEAALDAVAAIDREFPDAPLVAGNVVTPAGVRDLHAAGADGVKVGVGPGSHCTTREVAGAGVPQLTAVDDCASVARDLGVTVVADGGIQTSGDAAKALMAGADTVMLGGFFAGTDEAPGDVVEVDGERYKRSRGMATTSANEARTDKDLAPDADEGVDGLSPYRGPLEVALSEFVAGVRSGVSYCGGHTLAEARSKAEFIRVEAGAKEREGAHSIRAREE, encoded by the coding sequence ATGCACGTCAGAACCGGACTCTCGTACGGCGACGCCCTGCTGGTCCCCCAGCGCTCGCCCGTCGACAGCCGCAGTGACGTCGACCTCTCGACGCACCTCACGCCGTCGCTCGAGCTCGAACTGCCCGTCCTCTCGGCGCCGATGGACACCGTCACCGAGGTCGACACCGCCGTCGCGCTCTCGTCGATGGGCGGCTTCGGGACGATTCACCGCTTCCTGGGCATCGACGAGCAGGCCGAGCAGGTCCGGGCCGTCTCGACGGCGGGCGAACGAGTCGGCGCCGCCGTCGGCATCGACGAGGAGTTCCTCGACCGGGCCGAGGCCGCGCTGGCGGCGGGCGCCGACTGTCTCGTGGTCGACGTCGCCCACGGCCACATGGAGGCGGCGCTCGACGCCGTCGCCGCCATCGACCGCGAGTTCCCCGACGCGCCGCTCGTCGCCGGCAACGTCGTCACGCCGGCCGGCGTCCGCGACCTCCACGCCGCCGGCGCGGACGGCGTGAAGGTCGGCGTCGGCCCCGGCTCGCACTGTACCACCCGTGAGGTCGCCGGAGCGGGCGTCCCGCAGCTCACGGCGGTCGACGACTGCGCGTCGGTCGCGCGCGACCTCGGCGTCACCGTCGTCGCCGACGGCGGCATCCAGACCTCCGGCGACGCGGCGAAGGCGCTGATGGCGGGTGCCGACACCGTCATGCTCGGCGGCTTCTTCGCCGGGACCGACGAGGCGCCGGGCGACGTCGTCGAGGTCGACGGCGAGCGCTACAAGCGCTCGCGCGGCATGGCGACGACGAGCGCGAACGAGGCGCGCACCGACAAGGACCTCGCACCCGACGCGGACGAGGGGGTCGACGGCCTCTCGCCGTACCGCGGTCCGCTCGAAGTCGCGCTCTCCGAGTTCGTCGCCGGCGTCCGCTCGGGCGTGAGCTACTGCGGCGGCCACACGCTCGCAGAGGCCCGCTCGAAGGCCGAGTTCATCCGTGTCGAGGCCGGGGCCAAGGAGCGCGAGGGCGCCCACTCCATCCGCGCACGCGAGGAGTAG
- the gcvPB gene encoding aminomethyl-transferring glycine dehydrogenase subunit GcvPB, which yields MTFDQARWTADEERYEPLLSEKHTREVEVESSLPDGLTRDTLELPDLSEPELARHYTRLSEMNYGVENGPFPLGSCTMKYNPKFTEDVAANPHAAVHPDRSPESVQGTLELLYRLQDYLGRIGGMDAVTLQPPAGAAGEFAGILVAKAYHEANGEERSEVIVPDSAHGTNFASAALAGYDVVELPGADDGRVDLEALEAAVGDDTAALMLTNPNTLGLFERDIERIADVVHEAGGLLYYDGANLNALLGRVRPGDMGFDVMHYNVHKTFATPHGGGGPGAGPVGVREDLAEFLPDPRVRRTDGGYELFTPERSIGKVHGEQGNWLVLVKAYAYIARLGDEGLSDASAKAVLNANYLASQVDYDVPFEPFHHEFVASADTDAADVAKRMLDYGVHPPTTKWPEAVPEALMTEPTEVENRASLDQLAAAFDAVAEEDEAAIESAPQRTAARRIDQAGAARNPRLSWQALDEQE from the coding sequence CTGACCTTCGACCAGGCGCGCTGGACGGCCGACGAGGAGCGCTACGAGCCGTTGCTCTCGGAGAAACACACCCGCGAGGTCGAGGTGGAGTCCTCGCTCCCCGACGGCCTGACGCGCGACACGCTCGAACTGCCCGACCTCTCGGAGCCGGAACTCGCGCGCCACTACACGCGCCTCTCGGAGATGAACTACGGCGTCGAGAACGGCCCGTTCCCCCTCGGCTCCTGCACGATGAAGTACAACCCGAAGTTCACCGAGGACGTCGCCGCGAACCCTCACGCCGCGGTCCACCCCGACCGCTCGCCCGAGAGCGTCCAGGGGACGCTCGAACTCCTCTACCGCCTGCAGGACTACCTCGGTCGCATCGGCGGGATGGACGCCGTCACGCTCCAGCCCCCGGCGGGTGCGGCCGGCGAGTTCGCGGGCATCCTCGTCGCGAAGGCCTACCACGAGGCCAACGGCGAGGAGCGGTCGGAGGTCATCGTCCCCGACTCCGCCCACGGGACGAACTTCGCGAGCGCCGCGCTGGCGGGCTACGACGTGGTCGAACTCCCCGGTGCGGACGACGGCCGCGTCGACCTGGAGGCGCTCGAGGCGGCCGTCGGCGACGACACCGCCGCGCTCATGCTCACCAACCCGAACACGCTCGGGCTGTTCGAGCGCGACATCGAGCGCATCGCCGACGTCGTCCACGAGGCCGGCGGCCTGCTCTACTACGACGGTGCGAACCTCAACGCCCTCCTCGGGCGCGTCCGCCCCGGCGACATGGGCTTCGACGTCATGCACTACAACGTCCACAAGACGTTCGCGACGCCCCACGGCGGCGGCGGCCCCGGTGCGGGACCGGTCGGTGTCCGCGAGGACCTCGCGGAGTTCCTCCCCGACCCCCGCGTCCGGCGGACCGACGGCGGCTACGAGCTGTTCACCCCCGAGCGGTCCATCGGGAAGGTCCACGGCGAGCAGGGCAACTGGCTCGTGCTGGTGAAGGCGTACGCCTACATCGCCCGCCTCGGCGACGAGGGGCTCTCCGACGCCAGCGCGAAGGCGGTGCTCAACGCCAACTACCTCGCCTCGCAGGTGGACTACGACGTCCCCTTCGAGCCGTTCCACCACGAGTTCGTCGCGAGCGCCGATACGGACGCCGCCGACGTGGCCAAGCGCATGCTCGACTACGGCGTCCACCCACCGACGACGAAGTGGCCCGAGGCGGTCCCCGAGGCGCTGATGACCGAACCGACGGAGGTGGAGAACCGCGCGTCGCTCGACCAGCTCGCCGCGGCGTTCGACGCCGTCGCCGAGGAGGACGAGGCGGCCATCGAGTCGGCCCCCCAGCGGACCGCCGCCCGACGCATCGACCAGGCGGGCGCGGCGCGGAACCCGCGGCTGTCGTGGCAGGCACTCGACGAGCAGGAGTAA
- the gcvPA gene encoding aminomethyl-transferring glycine dehydrogenase subunit GcvPA, translated as MSSHESGSPFAPHTPAETAAMLDAVGVASEEDLFDVPDELRFDGAFGIDQRSEQAVRTHLDVTLGRNADLTEFLGRGHYDHYVPSLVDHLSLRSEFLTSYTQYQPEVAQGFLQALFEYQSMLVELTGLEVANCSMYDAATALGEAATLADRLRGVSGETVLVPEQLHEGRRGVLENYVTGTDLAVESYPMTAANADVDALAERLDEDVVMLYAENPTVRGAIEERLADLGDLADEHDALFVLGTDILALALLQEPASVGADVVVGEAASLGLGTSYGMGLGLFACREEHLRQVPGRLVGASEDATGRRAYTLTLQTREQHIRRERATSNICTNQAWVALRTAMHAAMLGPQGLADLAEECVTATADLAARVDDVVGLQAPVDDRHHFREFVAHTDQPAAAVAADLEAEGFAVHVVDEHHVQLCTTETNAAKRDALVEALEVVA; from the coding sequence ATGAGCAGCCACGAATCCGGGAGTCCCTTCGCGCCGCACACGCCGGCGGAGACGGCGGCGATGCTCGACGCCGTCGGCGTCGCGAGCGAGGAGGACCTCTTCGACGTCCCCGACGAACTGCGCTTCGACGGCGCGTTCGGTATCGACCAGCGAAGCGAGCAGGCGGTCCGCACCCACCTCGACGTCACGCTCGGGCGCAACGCCGACCTCACCGAGTTCCTCGGGCGGGGTCACTACGACCACTACGTCCCCTCGCTCGTCGACCACCTCTCGCTTCGCTCGGAGTTCCTCACCTCCTACACGCAGTACCAGCCCGAGGTCGCGCAGGGGTTCCTGCAGGCGCTCTTCGAGTACCAGTCGATGCTCGTCGAGCTCACCGGCCTCGAGGTCGCGAACTGCTCGATGTACGACGCGGCGACGGCGCTGGGAGAGGCGGCGACGCTCGCCGACCGGCTTCGCGGCGTGTCGGGCGAGACGGTTCTCGTCCCCGAACAGCTCCACGAGGGACGACGCGGCGTCCTCGAGAACTACGTGACGGGGACGGACCTCGCCGTCGAGTCGTACCCGATGACGGCCGCGAACGCCGACGTCGACGCGCTCGCCGAACGCCTCGACGAGGACGTGGTGATGCTCTACGCCGAGAACCCCACCGTCCGGGGTGCGATAGAGGAGCGCCTCGCCGACCTCGGCGACCTCGCCGACGAGCACGACGCGCTGTTCGTCCTCGGCACCGACATCCTCGCGCTGGCGCTGCTGCAGGAACCCGCGAGCGTCGGTGCGGACGTCGTCGTCGGGGAGGCCGCCTCCCTCGGGCTGGGGACCAGCTACGGGATGGGTCTCGGGCTGTTCGCCTGTCGCGAGGAGCACCTCCGGCAGGTACCGGGGCGGCTGGTCGGCGCGAGCGAGGACGCGACCGGCCGGCGCGCCTACACGCTCACGCTCCAGACGCGCGAACAGCACATCCGCCGCGAGCGCGCGACGAGCAACATCTGCACGAACCAGGCGTGGGTCGCGTTGCGGACCGCGATGCACGCCGCGATGCTCGGCCCGCAGGGGCTGGCCGACCTCGCCGAGGAGTGCGTGACGGCGACCGCGGACCTCGCGGCGAGGGTGGACGACGTCGTGGGCCTGCAGGCGCCGGTCGACGACCGTCACCACTTCCGGGAGTTCGTCGCCCACACGGACCAGCCGGCGGCCGCGGTGGCCGCCGACCTCGAAGCCGAGGGGTTCGCCGTCCACGTCGTCGACGAACACCACGTCCAGCTCTGTACGACCGAGACGAACGCCGCGAAGCGCGACGCGCTCGTCGAAGCGCTGGAGGTGGTCGCGTGA
- the hmgB gene encoding hydroxymethylglutaryl-CoA synthase, with amino-acid sequence MTSVGIDAIEIHTGKLKLDLANTFAPAKGEEPEKYTKGLGLAASSFPDTYEDIVTMGANAAYRLMDRRDLEPADIGRIDVATESAFDNSKPVSTYIAGCLEQVFDGDFHHANKGERKFACISGTQSLDDAYNWIRAGRNRGRSALVIATDTALYARGDAGEATQGAGAVAMLISEDPDLVELSAEQGYGSADETDFLKPNQQFPSVDGKRSVQVYLARMREALEDFESVAGDTHPDDYRLVPFHTPFPGMVRKAALLGYRHMIRDTSIEEELAGDIGRQPRYEAFDDEEAFLDAVLEYTDSLKETERYREWYDRAIAPTLKIAREVGNWYTGSVHVARASGLKHAYENGWDLTGEKLLVGSYGSGAQAEIHAETVQPGWEEEIEGLTVDEQLANRRDIAFEEYERVHDAHNHDKRVDDVEEFTVPEDEFAFDGWGRMGERKYRYVE; translated from the coding sequence ATGACGTCCGTCGGCATCGACGCCATCGAGATTCACACGGGTAAGTTGAAACTCGACCTCGCCAACACGTTCGCCCCCGCGAAGGGGGAGGAACCGGAGAAGTACACGAAGGGTCTCGGCCTCGCGGCCAGTTCCTTTCCCGACACCTACGAAGACATCGTCACCATGGGGGCGAACGCCGCCTACCGACTGATGGACCGGCGTGACCTCGAACCGGCCGACATCGGCCGTATCGACGTCGCCACCGAGTCCGCGTTCGACAACTCCAAACCGGTCTCGACGTACATCGCCGGCTGTCTGGAACAGGTCTTCGACGGCGACTTCCACCACGCCAACAAGGGCGAGCGGAAGTTCGCCTGCATCTCGGGTACCCAGAGCCTCGACGACGCCTACAACTGGATTCGTGCGGGGCGCAACCGCGGCCGGAGCGCGCTCGTCATCGCCACCGACACCGCGCTGTACGCGCGCGGCGACGCCGGCGAGGCGACCCAGGGCGCCGGCGCGGTGGCCATGCTCATCAGCGAGGACCCCGACCTCGTCGAACTCTCGGCCGAGCAGGGTTACGGGAGCGCCGACGAGACGGACTTCCTCAAGCCCAACCAGCAGTTCCCGAGCGTCGACGGCAAGCGCTCGGTGCAGGTGTACCTCGCACGTATGCGTGAGGCGCTGGAGGACTTCGAGAGCGTCGCCGGCGACACCCACCCCGACGACTACAGACTCGTCCCCTTCCACACCCCCTTCCCCGGCATGGTCCGGAAGGCGGCGCTGCTCGGCTACCGGCACATGATTCGCGACACCAGCATCGAGGAGGAACTCGCCGGCGACATCGGCCGCCAGCCGCGCTACGAGGCGTTCGACGACGAGGAGGCGTTCCTCGACGCCGTCCTCGAGTACACCGATTCCCTGAAGGAGACCGAGCGTTACCGCGAGTGGTACGACCGCGCCATCGCCCCGACGCTGAAAATCGCCCGCGAGGTGGGCAACTGGTACACCGGCTCGGTCCACGTCGCCCGCGCGAGCGGCCTGAAACACGCCTACGAGAACGGCTGGGACCTGACGGGCGAGAAACTCCTCGTCGGCTCCTACGGCAGCGGCGCTCAGGCCGAGATCCACGCCGAGACCGTCCAGCCGGGCTGGGAGGAGGAAATCGAAGGGCTCACGGTCGACGAACAGCTGGCGAACCGCCGCGACATCGCCTTCGAGGAGTACGAGCGCGTCCACGACGCCCACAACCACGACAAGCGCGTCGACGACGTCGAGGAGTTCACCGTCCCCGAGGACGAGTTCGCCTTCGACGGCTGGGGCCGCATGGGCGAGCGCAAGTACCGCTACGTCGAGTAG
- a CDS encoding DUF2150 family protein: MSTPEGEYYTDERWQNWLDRLDEEGVDLEDENSARLRMNLQDDAVIAVAKVVSAYDEGDLDEEAAMEEIEGISDIVLTEVDIDDEETLMLIDAVQTALVCVFHAAQEYVVAGVAGDGTPEDHIEAARNAEAEEDVDAAHVHCVTAGTLIIDGADLDVSAVEDIEYGLVAEWVDGLNSLHEALRDPEVIEDDEE, encoded by the coding sequence ATGAGTACGCCGGAGGGTGAGTACTACACCGACGAACGCTGGCAGAACTGGCTCGACCGCCTCGACGAGGAGGGCGTGGACCTCGAAGACGAGAACTCCGCCCGCCTCCGAATGAACCTCCAGGACGACGCCGTCATCGCGGTGGCGAAGGTCGTCTCCGCATACGACGAGGGCGACCTCGACGAGGAGGCGGCGATGGAGGAGATAGAGGGCATCAGCGACATCGTCCTCACCGAGGTCGACATCGACGACGAGGAGACGCTGATGCTCATCGACGCGGTCCAGACCGCACTCGTCTGCGTCTTCCACGCCGCCCAGGAGTACGTCGTCGCGGGCGTCGCGGGCGACGGGACCCCCGAGGACCACATCGAGGCCGCGCGCAACGCCGAGGCCGAGGAGGACGTCGACGCCGCCCACGTCCACTGCGTGACGGCGGGGACGCTCATCATCGACGGAGCCGACCTCGACGTGAGCGCCGTCGAGGACATCGAGTACGGCCTCGTCGCCGAGTGGGTCGACGGCCTCAACAGCCTCCACGAGGCGCTCCGGGACCCAGAGGTCATCGAGGACGACGAGGAGTAA
- a CDS encoding TatD family hydrolase — translation MDPILDDHLHLDPVKGRGVEAAEEFADHGGTHLLVLNKPSWHYDVAVEAGDDFRVAYDHTLDVVADSTEVLPGRAWPVLGVHPALVSQLVERGYDPEDARDLMCAGLDVAAEYVEEGRALALKSGRPHYDVSEAVWAASNEVMRHAFALGADLGCAVQLHAEGSEDFTEVADWAEEAGMARERVVKHYSTGGVVGPTPSVLADKDELERVVERDVPFMMETDFIDDPDRPGAVLGPKTVPRRTRWLREEGYDEALERAHVETPRLVYGIDTLGTLA, via the coding sequence ATGGACCCGATTCTCGACGACCACCTGCACCTCGACCCGGTGAAGGGACGCGGGGTGGAGGCGGCCGAGGAGTTCGCCGACCACGGCGGCACCCACCTGCTCGTGTTGAACAAACCCTCCTGGCACTACGACGTCGCGGTCGAGGCGGGAGACGACTTCCGCGTCGCCTACGACCACACCCTCGACGTCGTCGCCGACTCGACCGAGGTGCTGCCCGGACGCGCGTGGCCCGTCCTCGGGGTCCACCCGGCGCTCGTCTCGCAACTGGTCGAGCGCGGCTACGACCCCGAGGACGCGCGCGACCTGATGTGTGCGGGCCTCGACGTCGCCGCCGAGTACGTCGAGGAGGGACGCGCGCTCGCGCTCAAGTCGGGACGCCCGCACTACGACGTCTCCGAGGCGGTGTGGGCGGCCTCGAACGAGGTGATGCGCCACGCGTTCGCACTCGGTGCCGACCTCGGCTGCGCGGTGCAACTCCACGCCGAGGGGAGCGAGGACTTCACCGAGGTCGCCGACTGGGCCGAGGAGGCGGGGATGGCGCGCGAGCGGGTGGTGAAACACTACTCGACGGGCGGCGTCGTCGGCCCGACGCCGAGCGTCCTCGCCGACAAGGACGAACTCGAACGCGTCGTCGAGCGCGACGTGCCGTTCATGATGGAGACGGACTTCATCGACGACCCGGACCGACCGGGCGCGGTGCTCGGGCCGAAGACGGTCCCCCGGCGGACCCGCTGGCTCCGCGAGGAGGGGTACGACGAGGCGCTGGAGCGCGCGCACGTCGAGACCCCGCGATTGGTGTACGGTATCGACACTCTCGGGACGTTGGCGTAA
- a CDS encoding NYN domain-containing protein, which produces MSGLLRRFVGDEERRVGLFVDGPNVFRTEFDVDLDDVRTAAAERGRITHARLYVDEHATPGLIQAAEAHGFEVVTTSGDVDVKLAVDATTAVVDGDVDVLAVASRDMDFKPVLEVAAARGARTLAIAPGDYGRSDALPSTAHEAVTLD; this is translated from the coding sequence ATGAGCGGGCTGCTGCGCCGATTCGTGGGCGACGAGGAGCGGCGGGTCGGGTTGTTCGTCGACGGGCCGAACGTCTTCCGGACGGAGTTCGACGTCGACCTCGACGACGTCAGGACCGCGGCCGCCGAGCGGGGGCGCATCACGCACGCACGGCTCTACGTCGACGAGCACGCGACGCCGGGGCTGATACAGGCGGCCGAGGCCCACGGCTTCGAGGTGGTGACGACGAGCGGCGACGTGGACGTGAAACTCGCCGTGGACGCGACGACGGCCGTCGTCGACGGCGACGTCGACGTCCTCGCCGTCGCCTCCCGGGACATGGACTTCAAGCCGGTGCTGGAGGTGGCCGCCGCCCGCGGCGCTCGAACGCTCGCCATCGCGCCCGGCGACTACGGCCGCTCGGACGCCCTCCCGAGTACGGCCCACGAGGCCGTGACGCTCGACTGA